One genomic window of Solanum stenotomum isolate F172 chromosome 9, ASM1918654v1, whole genome shotgun sequence includes the following:
- the LOC125876198 gene encoding thermospermine synthase ACAULIS5-like, translated as MEQTIENEIVDSNGKNVEWFEESLEVDLKWSLAINSVLYKATTKFQDVILLDTKHFGKVLVIDGKMQSAEKDEFIYHESLIHPALLLHDNPKRVFIMGGGEGSAAREALKHDNIHKVVISDIDQEVVNICRKHLMANQEAFADCRLHVIINDAKVELEKSDEYKYDVIVGDLCDPREGGPCNHLYLKSFYQHIIKPKLNHNGIFVTQAGFAGVLSHQAFFSSVYNTAKQVFNHVIAYTAHVPSLADTRGWVLASDQPLKLDAEVINNRIKERIKGSDLQFIDAAFMLAFTVMNKTVHTTLMNETNVLTEENEKSLHGH; from the exons atggAGCAAACAATTGAGAATGAAATTGTTGACTCAAATGGAAAGAATGTTGAGTGGTTTGAAGAGTCTCTTGAAGTAGATCTCAAATGGTCTTTAGCTATAAACAG TGTCTTGTACAAAGCAACCACCAAGTTTCAAGATGTGATACTTTTAGACACAAAGCACTTTGGAAAG GTTTTGGTGATAGATGGAAAAATGCAGAGTGCTGAAAAAGATGAGTTTATATACCATGAAAGCTTGATTCATCCTGCTCTCTTACTTCATGACAA TCCAAAAAGAGTGTTTATCATGGGGGGAGGAGAAGGGTCAGCTGCAAGAGAGGCTCTTAAACATGACAACATTCACAAAGTTGTCATCTCTGATATTGATCAA GAAGTTGTGAATATTTGCCGTAAACATCTTATGGCAAATCAAGAAGCTTTTGCCGATTGTAGGCTTCATGTCATCATCAATGATGCTAA GGTGGAGCTGGAGAAGAGTGATGAGTATAAGTATGATGTGATAGTTGGAGACTTATGTGATCCAAGGGAAGGAGGGCCTTGCAATCATCTTTACCTCAAATCTTTTTACCAACATATTATTAAGCCCAAACTTAATCACAATGGCATCTTTGTGACTCAG GCTGGTTTTGCTGGAGTTCTCTCACATCAGGCCTTCTTCTCATCAGTTTACAATACTGCTAAACAAGTCTTCAACC ATGTTATAGCTTACACCGCTCATGTTCCATCTTTGGCTGATACACGTGGATGGGTTTTG GCTTCAGATCAACCATTGAAACTAGATGCTGAGGTGATTAACAACAGGATTAAAGAGAGGATTAAAGGATCAGATTTGCAATTTATTGATGCTGCTTTCATGCTTGCTTTTACCGTTATGAACAAGACTGTTCATACAAC ACTCATGAATGAGACTAATGTTTTAACAGAAGAGAATGAGAAGTCCCTCCATGGCCATTGA